The DNA region tcatctgttcacttactctgcgtctcacaaagacacggcggttggaaccaaaaatctcaaatttggactcatcagaccaaaggacatattttcaccggtctaatgtccattgcttgtgtttcttggcccaagcaagtctcttcttattattggtgtcctttagtagtggtttctttgcagcaattcgaccatgaaggcctgattcacacagtctcctctgaacagttgatgttgagatgtgtctgttacttgaactctgtgaggtgcaatctgaggtgcagttaactgccgatttctggggctggtaactctaatgaacgtatcctctgcagcagaagtaactctgggtcttcctttcctgtggcagtcctcacgagagacagtttcatcatggcgcatgatggtttttgcgactgcagttgaagaaacgttcaaagttcttgaaatgttccacattgactgagcttcaagtaatgatggactgtcgtttctctttgcttatttgagctgccataatatggacttggtcttttaccaaatagggccatcttctgtataccatccctactttgtcacaacacaactgattggctgaaatgcattaagaataaattaaattccacaaatttacaaggcacacctgttcattgaaatgcattacaggtgactacctcatgaagctggttgagagaatgccaagagtgtgcaaatctgtcatcaaggcaaagggtggctactttgaagaatctcaaatatatttgagaaAATGAATTTTCTAattaatgtagaaaattgtaaaaataaagaaagccttgaatgagtaggtgtgtccaaatttttgactggtactgtatatatgtgtaccTTCCCTGGGCATTGGtctttgcctggctacccaaactccttgcgcCAGCCAAACGCTACTTTACAGACTTTagtttcttctccacaatgagtcTGGCGTACCTCCCCGACGATTTATAGaatgcaaacacattctaaccgttccgattggtcccagaaaccgatgggttgggccagagccagaacacacgtgggtaaagcgttTTTATTGGCTTTTTGATACTCTGATTTAGAAATTATCCAATtactgatgactttgttttgtacaacacccctcattatgaCATTGYCWTCATTGAAGTCATTTATGGTGGTCTCAGTTTGAAGTATGTAGTGAACGTAGAGCAGCGGGAGtattcagtttgagtcgtcaggcaaggtgCTGCCAGAACCACACTTGACTGTGGGCTCAGTTAGCGCCATCCTTTTGCACATCTGGAATTTGACCTCTTCTCCCTTTCAACCGCTCTGCACTGGAGGAGTCACAGAACAGGCAACTTGAGGTCGGCCCACTCACTCCGGTGGAAACCTCAAGCATAcgcagtaaaacacacacacagtcaccgctcgcacacacacacatcctctcccTAGTGATTTCTAAATAGGGACAGGATATTATATGGTTTATTTTCTTGGCGTTGTATCAACCATGATGTGCTCGATACACATCAAGATAAATAAACTCTTATGTTGTTTTTGCTCTCCTCGTGTTACGACTGAAGCCTGACTGAGGCTACTGCATTGTCTGAGTGTTAACACACGTGTGCACAACATGATAGAAGGATTATACCAGATTGTTGCAGAATTTCTCTCCTATCAGTCCTGACACGTACATAAAATGTGTCCATGTAGTGGtttccattttgtgtgtgtgtgttttgtgatgtACAGGAGCTGTGTCAGTGCAGGCCCTCGGATGGGAACTGCTCGTGCTGTAAAGAGTGTATGCTCTGTCTTGGCACACTGTGGGAGGAGTGCTGCGACTGTGTGGGTAGGTGCCACGGACTAGGTGCAGTTGTGAGCATATTGGGAAGGACAAACAAGAACCGGTGTCAGAATGGATGAGGCTAATGAGGATGGGTATTTGATTTTTGCATCATATTGAGCTCCTTCAAATCCTTCCATGTCTATGTCCTTTATTCACTGATTGTTGAAGATATTGCATCCATCAGATTTTACAGTGAATGTTGAGTATCAAATcacattatttgtcacatgcgccgaatacaacaggtggacaACCTTACCGTGgaaggcttacttacaagcccttaaccaacaatgcagttttaagaaagttaagagttaagaaaatattgacaaaataaagtaaaaataaataaatataaaataacaataatgaggatatacagggggtactgagtcagtgtgtaaTTTGAACAAGAGAAGAATAGTGGTTTACTGACttatcagtcatttattgtaatattttatttatttatcaatatTTACTAACTTGCTTCCTGTCTCCCCTCACAGGGATGTGTAACCCTAGGAACTACAGTGACACTCCAGCTACCTCCAAAAGCACGGTGGAGGAACTCTACCGACCCATCCCCTCACTGTTCCGCGCCCTCACCGAGGGCGAAGCGCCCATCAACATGATGGTGGTATCCTTCCCCGTGGCCGAGGAACTATCTTACCACGAGAACCTGGTGTCTTTCCTGGAGACCATCGAGGACCAGCACCAAAATGTCTCCCTGCCTGGGAACAGTATCCACGCCAGCTACGATAACAGCCAAAGtactgaaggtagggaggggtgagggggttGAATTATGGGGATGCTAATAGCTGCTGTGTACTCATTTTAATAAGAGAATGAAACATAGGCACATCATACAGTCTTGTGCAGGTGCCTGTTATCAAAGTATTAAACTCAGTTCATCAGCAAAACAGACTCTGAATATTCCACATTGCAATatactattttatttatatatacacttccgttcaaaagtttgggtcacttagaaatgtccttgtttttgaaagaaaagcacactctgtccattttctgtccatttaaaataaaataaaattgatcagaaatacattgtagacattgttaatgttgtaaatgactattgtagctggaaacggctgctttttttatggaatatctacataggtgtacagaggaccattatcagcaaccatcactcctgtgttccaatggcacgttgtgttagctaatccaagtttataattttaaaaggctaattgatcattagaaaacccttcttcaattatgttagcacaactgaaaactgttgttctgattaaagaagcaataaaactggccttctttagactagttgagtatctggagcatcagcatttgtgggtttgattacaggctcaaaatggccagaaacaaagacctttcttctgaaactcgtcagtctattcttgttctgagaaatgacggctattccatgagagaaattgccaagaaactgaagatctcgtacaacgctgtgtactactcccttcacagaacagcgcaaactggccctaaccagaatagaaagaggagtgggaggccccggtgcacaactgagcaagaggacaagtacatttagtgtctagtttgagaaacagatgcctcaaaagtcctcaactggcagcttcattaaatagtaccggcaaaacaccagtctcaacgtcaacagtgaagaggcgacgccgggatgctggccttctaggcagagttgcaaagaaaaagccatatctcagactggccaatgaaaataaaatattaagatgggcaaaataacacagacactggacagacgaactctgcctagaaggccagcatcccggagtcgcctcttcactgttgacattgagactggtgttttgtgggtactatttaatgaagctgccagttgaggacttgtgaggtggtagtgtgtgtatgtatgtatgtatgtatgtatgtatgtacgtatatacacacagtaccagtcaaatgtttggacacacctactcattgcaaggtttgtctttatttttactattttctacattgtagaataaaagtgaagacttcaaaactatggaatcatgtagtaaccaaaaaagtgtttaacaaatcaaaatatattttagattcatcaaagtagccactctttgccttgatgacagctttgcgcactcttggcattctttcaaccagcttcacgaggtagtcacctggaatgcatttcaattaacaggtgtgccttgttaatttgtggaatttctttccttcttaatgcgtttgagccaatcagttttgttgtgacaaggtaggggtggtatacagaagatggccctatttggtaaaagaccaagtccatattatggcaagaacagctcaaataagaaaggagaaacaaccatcattactttaggacatgaaggtcagtcaatgcggaatatttcaagaactttgaacgtttcttcaagtgcagttgcaaaaaccatcaagcactatgatgacactggctctcgtgaggaccaccacaggaatggaagacgcagagttacctctgctgcagaggataagttcattagagttaccagcctcagaaattgcagcccaaataaatgcttcagagttcaagtaacagacacatctcaacatcagctgttcagagaagactgtgatggagagctgcatcagatgaactggccaccacaatcacccgacctcaacccaattgagataggaccgcagagtgaagaaaaagcagccaacaagtgctcagcctatgtgggaactccttcaagactgttggaaaagcattcctcatggagctggttgagagaatgccaagagtgtgcaaagctgtcaaggcaaagggtgtatattttgatttgtttaacactttttttggttactacatgattccatatgtgttatttcctggttttgatgtctttaccattattctacaatgtagaaaacagtaaaaaataaaatatctccCATAACAAATCAGGACAGCCCAATTAGCTTTAGGGGTATTAACCTGGGCAGATTGGGCAACCCATAAGTGCTAAATATATGGACTTTGATCCAACACACTATTTTAGGGAACCCCCAGGAGTTCCCTAACTCATCCCCCTGGCAGGGACCATATTGTTTTAGGAGGGGAGGGCTAAGCTATAATGAACTCATGGCTAAGGCTGCTTTGAACTGAGCTCTGTGGCTTGACCCCTCCATAAAAGCTTATGAGATCTCAGGGCCTTGGCTTTCGTTTGATGGTTTTAGCAGGCCGCTATTTGAAAACCAAGCAGCCCTGTAAATTATTGAGTATATTGCTGCTGGCCtagtgaactttcatgtgcatcCGCTCCAGTTGTCCTCTCCTCAGCCTCTGGTCCTAGTGATTCTAATTGACTAGGAATCTAGGGGGGGAGAGAGTAAGCGAGCTCCTTACGTATCCGCTCTGTGAACCTGTGACCCAGATCTGTTTTCCCTTTGGGAAAACACGCTCATTAATCAGGCCTCCAGCGATGGGGGATGCCCTCGCCTTATGAGGTGGGATGGGTGTGGGGCGGCAGAGATAAACACATGGGCTTAAATCAAGCCGTACGCATGCAGCCCTTTAGCATAGTATGGATGATGCATGTCAATCAAGAGGTTAGGCTCtactaggctttagctcagctggCTAACACACACTTGTGGCACAATAGTTCAAACTATGGAAGGTCACATGGTGGAGGTGGACTTAttttgtgattaaaaaaaaaaatgtattaaacatttaaataaatactgAGATTGATACGATACATAGAGGTGGACTAACAGGACTTTGCTTCTTTTGTGCTTTAGAGTACCTTCATAAAAGTAAAGTGAAGACTACAATATATCGCTTAAGCATTTTATTGCTAATATTTGCCTGTTGTATTCAAAGGCTTATTTCTCcccgttttttccccctccacaGATAACATGTGCACCGTGGTGTACTTTGATGACTGTGTGTCCATCCGCCAGTGCAAGCAGTACTGCGAGTCCATGGGCGGCTCCAAGTACCGCTGGTTCCACAACGCCTGCTGTGAATGCATCGGCCCGGAGTGCCTCGACTACGGCAGCAAAGCCGTCAAGTGCATGAACTGCCTGTTCTAATGAAAGCCAATGGGACTAGCCACGTTAGGGTACTGTGCTCAAAATGCCACAAGGGGGCACTGTCTGCAATATGCAGATTAGCTGATGAGGTTGACTGAGGAAGATGACTTGTGCCTCAGCCTTTTTGTAAAATGTTTCCATGTTGTGATGTAAAATATTAGCCCTTACAAATTATTTTTCACTCTTGAATTAGTTTTTATATCTTATATAGGTTCTCTAGCAGagaataaatatatattgattgttttATATTCTCATATAGTTAATGCTGAAAGAGTCACTATGACCAAATCgttttactatatatatatatatatatatatatacagtggggaaacaagtatttgatacactgccgattttgcaggttttcctacttacaaagcatgtagagggtctgtaatttttatcataggtacacttcaactgtgagagacggaatctaaaacaaaaaaatccagaaaatcacattgtatgatttttaaataattaatttgcattttattgtatgacataagtatttgatcacctaccaacagtaagaattccggctctcacagacctgttagtttttctttaagaagccctcctgttctccactcattacctgtattaactgcacctgtttgaactcgttacctgtataaaagacacctgtccacacactcaatcaaacagattccaacctctccacaatggccaagaccagagagctgtgtaaggacatcagggataaaattgtaacctgcacaaggctgggatgggctacaggacaataggcaagcagcttggtgagaaaggaaacaaactgttggcgcaattattagaaatggaagaagttcaagatgacggtcaatcaccctcggtctggggctccatgcaagatttcacctcgtggggcatcaatgatcatgaggaagtgagggatcagcccagaactacacggcaagacctggtcaatgacctgaagagagctgggaccacagtctcaaagaaaaccattagtaacacactacgccgtcatggattaaaatcctgcagcgcacgcaagtcccctgcttaagccagtgcatgtccaggcccgtctgaagtttgccaatgaccatctggatgatccagaggaggaatggagaaggtcatgtggtctgatgagacaaaaatagagcttttggtctaactccactcgccgttttggaggaagaagaagtatgagttacaaccccaagaacaccatcccaaccgtgaagcatggaggtggaaacatcattctttggggatgcttttctgcaaaggggacaggacgactgcaccgtattgaggggaggatggatggggccatgtatcgcgagatcttggccaacaacctccttccctcagtaagagcattgaagatgggtcgtggctggtcttccagcatgacaacgacacgaagcacacagccatggcaactaaggagtggctccgtaagaagcatctcaaggtcctggatgggcctagccagtctccagacctgaacccaatagaaaatctttggaggg from Salvelinus sp. IW2-2015 linkage group LG14, ASM291031v2, whole genome shotgun sequence includes:
- the LOC111972778 gene encoding twisted gastrulation protein homolog 1-A-like gives rise to the protein MKSTQILLSTALIFLLSGLSMTTACNKALCASDVSKCLIQELCQCRPSDGNCSCCKECMLCLGTLWEECCDCVGMCNPRNYSDTPATSKSTVEELYRPIPSLFRALTEGEAPINMMVVSFPVAEELSYHENLVSFLETIEDQHQNVSLPGNSIHASYDNSQSTEDNMCTVVYFDDCVSIRQCKQYCESMGGSKYRWFHNACCECIGPECLDYGSKAVKCMNCLF